In the genome of Raphanus sativus cultivar WK10039 chromosome 4, ASM80110v3, whole genome shotgun sequence, one region contains:
- the LOC108855193 gene encoding protein PSY3: MGYSSSSSVVLCLFLLFTFALVSSSARLSLSFPENEMRVVRERSLMVSTNDYGQPSASDRHDPPRGGRGRKR; this comes from the exons atgggttattcatcatcttcctcggtTGTGTTATGTTTGTTCCTCCTCTTCACGTTTGCTCTAGTCTCTTCATCTGCTCGCCTCAGTCTTTCATTTCCAG AAAATGAAATGAGGGTGGTGAGAGAACGGTCACTGATGGTGAGCACCAACGACTACGGTCAACCTTCAGCTAGCGACAGACACGATCCACCTCGTGGCGGCCGAGGACGCAAGCGTTGA
- the LOC108852840 gene encoding PHD finger-like domain-containing protein 5A: MAKHHPDLIMCRKQPGIAIGRLCEKCDGKCVVCDSYVRPCTLVRICDECNYGSFQGRCVICGGVGISDAYYCKECTQQEKDRDGCPKIVNLGSAKTDLFYERKKYGFKKR, translated from the coding sequence ATGGCAAAGCATCACCCTGATCTGATCATGTGCCGGAAACAACCAGGCATTGCCATCGGAAGACTGTGCGAGAAATGCGACGGCAAATGCGTGGTTTGTGATTCTTACGTGCGTCCCTGCACTCTGGTGCGCATCTGTGACGAATGCAACTACGGGTCGTTCCAAGGCCGCTGCGTTATCTGCGGAGGGGTTGGGATCTCGGATGCTTACTACTGCAAAGAGTGTACCCAACAGGAGAAAGACAGAGATGGTTGTCCTAAGATCGTCAACCTTGGGAGTGCCAAGACCGATCTCTTCTATGAGCGTAAGAAATATGGTTTCAAAAAACGATGA
- the LOC108855189 gene encoding protein trichome birefringence-like 45, with product MSALQCLTFLFLFILLQDATPASSLPLGRRRPILNNSNHSNFAKHPRRVVFPVNRGNCDLFSGEWVRDEAYPLYRAKECGGGIIDPGFDCQTYGRPDSDYLKFRWKPFNCDVPRFNGVKFLQEMRNKTIMFVGDSLGRNQWESLICMITSSAPFIHTHIIHEDPLSTFKILDYNVKVSFYRAPYLVDIERIHGKTTLKLDEISVDASNAWRTADVLLFNTGHWWSHTGSLRGWEQMEVGGRYYGDMDRLVAMRKGLTTWSNWVLRYINSPLTRVFFLSVSPTHYNANEWTSGAKASTITQGGKTCYSQTTPFSGRSYPTSSYVDQKKVIDEVVKEIKSHVSLMDISMLSALRVDGHPSIYSGDLNPSLKKNPDRSSDCSHWCLPGLPDTWNQLFYAALLF from the exons ATGTCGGCTCTTCAATGTCTTACTTTCCTCTTCTTGTTTATCCTTCTCCAAGACGCCACCCCAGCTTCGTCTCTCCCTCTTGGCCGGAGAAGGCCGATCCTGAACAACAGCAACCACAGCAACTTCGCCAAGCATCCACGTCGGGTGGTTTTTCCGGTGAACAGAGGTAACTGCGATCTGTTCTCCGGCGAGTGGGTACGGGATGAGGCTTACCCACTCTACCGAGCGAAAGAATGCGGCGGAGGAATAATAGATCCTGGATTCGACTGCCAGACTTACGGCAGACCTGACTCCGATTATCTCAAGTTCCGGTGGAAACCTTTCAACTGTGACGTCCCAAG GTTTAATGGGGTGAAGTTTCTACAAGAGATGAGGAACAAAACAATAATGTTCGTAGGTGATTCATTGGGTAGGAACCAATGGGAATCGTTGATATGCATGATCACTTCATCAGCACCGTTCATTCATACACATATCATTCATGAAGATCCTCTCTCTACCTTCAAGATCCTT GATTACAACGTTAAAGTATCATTTTATAGAGCTCCTTATCTCGTAGACATAGAAAGAATTCACGGAAAGACAACTCTTAAACTCGATGAAATCTCTGTCGATGCATCTAATGCTTGGCGCACGGCCGACGTTTTGCTGTTTAACACTGGTCATTGGTGGAGCCACACAGGGTCTCTACGAGG GTGGGAGCAGATGGAGGTAGGAGGGAGATACTACGGAGACATGGATAGGTTGGTGGCAATGAGAAAAGGACTAACAACATGGTCTAATTGGGTCCTTCGTTATATCAACTCTCCCCTCACTAGAGTTTTCTTCCTCTCCGTCTCACCCACACACTACAA TGCAAATGAGTGGACATCAGGAGCAAAAGCTTCAACGATAACTCAAGGAGGAAAAACCTGCTACAGTCAAACGACGCCGTTCAGTGGGAGATCGTACCCAACAAGCTCATACGTAGACCAGAAGAAAGTGATTGACGAAGTGGTGAAAGAGATCAAATCTCATGTCTCATTGATGGATATATCTATGCTTTCAGCTCTTCGAGTCGACGGTCATCCTTCAATCTATAGTGGAGATCTCAATCCTTCTCTAAAGAAAAATCCTGATCGTTCATCTGATTGTAGCCATTGGTGTCTTCCTGGTCTCCCAGATACTTGGAACCAGTTGTTCTATGCTGCTTTGTTGTTTTAA
- the LOC108848866 gene encoding probable protein phosphatase 2C 25, whose protein sequence is MSCSIAVCNSPVSSLFCNNKASTLSSPHETVSLITLSASSSAASSPKSPFRLRFKKPPTPLVLGSSDSSVSSKTHGGVLKRKRPTRLDIPIATASEITVATRREEEERREVEREGDGYSVYCKRGRREAMEDRFSAMTNLGGDRKHAIFGVYDGHGGANASEFAAKNLDKNVLEEVAGKSDVADAVKRGYLRTDAAFLEGEDVRGGSCCVTAMFRDGNLVVANAGDCRAVVSVGGVAEALSSDHRPSRDDERARIETTGGYVDMFRGVWRIQGSLAVTRGIGDAHLKKWVIAEPETKTLRIDDEHEFLILASDGLLDKVSNQEAVDIARPFCLGDEKKTLLLACKKLVDLSASRGSSDDISVMLIPLRQFI, encoded by the exons ATGTCTTGCTCCATCGCCGTCTGCAATTCTCCGGTGTCATCTCTTTTCTGCAACAACAAAGCTTCTACACTCTCTTCGCCGCATGAAACCGTCTCTCTCATCACTCTTTCCGCCTCCTCCTCCGCTGCTTCTTCCCCTAAATCTCCCTTTCGTCTTCGTTTCAAGAAACCGCCGACGCCGTTAGTGCTTGGATCATCGGACTCTTCTGTTTCCTCCAAAACGCATGGAGGGGTTTTGAAGAGGAAACGACCTACGAGGCTTGACATACCGATCGCTACCGCGTCGGAGATCACGGTGGCGACGCGGagggaggaggaagagaggagagaggtgGAGAGGGAAGGAGATGGTTACTCTGTTTACTGCAAGAGAGGAAGGAGAGAAGCTATGGAGGATCGCTTCTCCGCTATGACCAATCTCGGAGGAGATCGCAAACACGCGATATTCGGAGTCTACGACGGTCACGGAGGAGCCAACGCGTCCGAGTTCGCAGCTAAGAACTTAGATAAGAACGTCTTAGAAGAGGTAGCTGGTAAGAGTGACGTGGCAGACGCGGTGAAACGCGGTTACTTGAGGACAGACGCCGCGTTTCTCGAGGGGGAAGACGTTAGAGGCGGTTCTTGCTGCGTCACGGCTATGTTCAGAGACGGGAACCTCGTGGTCGCCAATGCCGGCGATTGTCGCGCCGTTGTGAGCGTGGGAGGCGTCGCGGAGGCTCTTTCTTCCGACCACCGTCCCTCTAGAGATGATGAACGGGCAAGAATTGAAACCACG GGCGGATATGTTGATATGTTTCGTGGTGTTTGGAGGATACAAGGATCTTTAGCTGTGACGAGGGGAATAGGTGATGCTCATCTCAAGAAATGGGTGATAGCAGAACCAGAGACGAAGACGTTAAGAATCGATGATGAGCACGAGTTCTTGATCTTGGCATCGGATGGTCTGTTGGACAAAGTGAGTAACCAAGAAGCAGTAGACATTGCTCGTCCCTTCTGCTTAGGAGATGAGAAGAAGACACTGTTGTTAGCATGTAAGAAGCTTGTTGATCTCTCTGCTTCACGAGGCTCTTCGGATGATATTAGTGTCATGTTGATCCCTTTGCGCCAGTTCATCTAG
- the LOC130511334 gene encoding uncharacterized protein LOC130511334 → MNQKLLKVPQDEEIREATFAINPEKAPGPDGMTSLFYQRFWATVGKDVCAMVREFFITGELDERINATNICLIPKTERPAKMSEFRPISLCNVGYKIISKILSTRLKRILPKIISETQSAFVSGRLITDNIFVAQEMFHALRTNQSCKGKYVAIKTDMSKAYDRVEWSFMEALLLKFGFDAHWVNLVMKCVSTVSYQVLINGEARGYIKPSRGLRQGDPISPFLFILCTEVLISHIRQTEATKKISGMKIARGSPAISHLLFADDSLFFCKAEQSQCEELVRIIDVYGSASGQQLNKEKSSVLFGSKVIASIKSDLKRSLGITKEGGMGMYLGMPEKICGSKKQVFSFVQDRMNGRINSWSGRLLSKGGKEVQIKSVAQAIPTYVMSCYQLPLEICNKLSAAVARFWWGVRNNNRGLHWVAWDKICVPLDEGGLGFRNFRDFNLALLAKQVWRLLTKPHSLLARVLKGRYYKHSNPITTGKANNPSFGWKSLMAAKQVLSDGLQRKIGTGAETYVWKDVWLPTNPPRPAIPRDGNTETGLMVHHLIDFERKEWNIVLVQELVAAVDVPRILSLKVSRTGRRDDYTWSHTNSGNYTVRSGYDVAVKQRKQGENEAMMEPSITEIKKKIWKLKCPRKIKHFLWSAVSGYVASASKLKERHCGNDAVCQRCGTEQETINHIIFECPPAVQCWALSSIPSSPGIFPCSSIYTNMDTLIQLVANTSMQDTQVSMFPWLIWYLWKARNEKCFNAKDVAPLDTLQLASSEAQAWRIAQIVEINAEEGKPAEDTGLSLNHRDTDCKWICQVDASWKDENEGTGLGFILFEDRRMKLLGIKHYDKVASPIHAEAEALSWALRETRKIGVCEVIVESDCQQLVHLINMPQEWPALGPELDEIDFLCSEFSSISTVFIKRLFNSRADCLSKAGRSRAPNFCYLGDKAPPWLANEASLCEPLVS, encoded by the coding sequence ATGAACCAGAAATTATTAAAAGTCCCTCAGGATGAGGAGATAAGAGAGGCCACTTTTGCTATAAACCCGGAGAAGGCGCCAGGACCTGATGGTATGACAAGCCTCTTTTACCAACGATTTTGGGCGACGGTTGGTAAAGATGTGTGCGCCATGGTACGAGAGTTCTTTATCACTGGCGAGTTAGATGAAAGAATAAATGCAACAAATATTTGCTTAATTCCGAAGACGGAGCGACCAGCTAAGATGTCAGAGTTCCGCCCCATCAGCCTATGTAACGTTGGATATAAAATCATATCGAAGATTCTCTCGACAAGACTCAAAAGAATTCTCCCGAAGATCATCTCTGAAACGCAGTCTGCCTTCGTATCTGGTCGGTTGATCACTGATAACATCTTTGTAGCCCAGGAGATGTTTCACGCCCTTAGAACGAACCAGAGCTGTAAAGGAAAGTACGTGGCGATCAAGACCGACATGAGCAAAGCTTATGACCGGGTCGAATGGAGCTTTATGGAGGCACTGTTACTAAAATTTGGGTTCGATGCCCATTGGGTTAATCTGGTTATGAAGTGTGTTTCGACAGTGTCATATCAGGTGCTAATAAACGGAGAGGCTAGGGGATATATCAAGCCATCAAGGGGGCTTCGGCAGGGGGACCCCATCTCGCCTTTCCTCTTCATTCTATGCACGGAAGTTTTGATTTCCCACATCCGACAAACGGAAGCAACGAAGAAAATATCCGGTATGAAAATCGCACGAGGAAGTCCAGCGATATCTCACCTTTTGTTCGCAGATGACAGTCTGTTCTTTTGCAAAGCGGAGCAATCCCAATGTGAAGAATTGGTTCGAATCATTGACGTCTATGGGTCAGCCTCAGGACAACAACTGAATAAAGAAAAATCTTCAGTTCTGTTCGGTTCTAAGGTCATAGCGTCCATTAAATCAGATCTGAAAAGATCACTTGGTATTACCAAAGAAGGTGGGATGGGCATGTACTTGGGGATGCCAGAGAAAATTTGTGGATCAAAAAAACAAGTTTTCTCTTTCGTGCAAGATCGTATGAACGGAAGAATTAACTCATGGTCAGGTCGATTGTTATCGAAAGGGGGCAAGGAGGTCCAGATAAAATCAGTAGCGCAGGCAATACCAACATATGTGATGTCATGCTATCAACTACCATTGGAGATTTGTAATAAATTATCCGCCGCAGTGGCGCGTTTTTGGTGGGGAGTACGAAATAATAACCGAGGTCTCCATTGGGTAGCCTGGGATAAAATTTGTGTCCCTTTGGACGAAGGAGGTTTGGGCTTCCGAAACTTTAGAGATTTTAATCTGGCTTTACTTGCTAAACAAGTATGGCGACTCCTAACTAAGCCTCACTCCTTGTTGGCAAGAGTACTGAAAGGAAGATACTACAAGCACTCGAACCCGATCACTACGGGTAAGGCGAATAACCCGTCCTTTGGATGGAAGAGTCTAATGGCGGCAAAACAGGTCCTATCTGATGGTCTACAGAGGAAAATAGGGACAGGAGCGGAGACTTATGTTTGGAAAGATGTGTGGCTACCCACGAACCCACCTCGGCCAGCGATCCCACGAGATGGAAACACTGAAACTGGTCTAATGGTTCACCATCTTATTGACTTTGAACGGAAGGAATGGAACATTGTTCTTGTGCAGGAACTAGTGGCAGCTGTCGATGTCCCGAGAATCTTATCACTTAAAGTAAGCCGCACGGGTCGAAGAGATGATTATACGTGGAGCCATACGAACTCGGGGAACTACACCGTACGCTCAGGATATGATGTCGCAGTAAAGCAGAGGAAGCAAGGCGAGAATGAAGCCATGATGGAGCCAAGTATTACGGagataaagaaaaagatatgGAAGTTAAAATGCCCGAGGAAGATAAAACATTTCTTGTGGAGTGCAGTGTCGGGTTACGTAGCATCTGCGAGTAAGCTAAAGGAAAGACATTGTGGTAATGATGCGGTGTGTCAAAGATGCGGTACGGAGCAGGAAACTATAAaccatattatttttgaatGCCCTCCGGCCGTACAATGCTGGGCACTGTCGTCAATACCATCCTCTCCGGGTATATTCCCGTGTTCATCAATCTATACAAACATGGATACACTTATCCAACTTGTAGCTAATACATCAATGCAAGATACACAAGTCTCTATGTTTCCATGGCTGATTTGGTATCTATGGAAGGCGCGTAACGAGAAGTGCTTTAACGCAAAGGATGTGGCGCCTTTAGATACGCTCCAGCTTGCTAGTAGTGAAGCCCAAGCATGGCGCATAGCACAGATCGTGGAGATCAATGCAGAGGAAGGCAAGCCAGCGGAAGACACAGGACTAAGCCTCAACCATCGCGACACTGACTGCAAATGGATTTGCCAGGTTGACGCCTCCTGGAAGGATGAAAACGAAGGAACAGGGCTCGGGTTTATTCTTTTTGAAGATCGACGTATGAAGTTACTTGGCATTAAGCACTATGACAAGGTAGCTTCACCAATCCATGCTGAAGCTGAAGCCTTAAGCTGGGCCCTGAGAGAGACGCGGAAGATAGGTGTTTGCGAAGTGATTGTTGAATCGGATTGCCAGCAACTTGTACACCTCATCAACATGCCGCAAGAGTGGCCTGCGCTTGGCCCTGAGCTAGATGAAATCGATTTCTTATGCTCGGAATTCTCTTCTATCTCAACTGTTTTTATCAAACGTTTATTCAATAGCCGTGCGGACTGTCTCTCTAAGGCAGGACGATCACGAGCTCCAAACTTCTGTTACTTGGGTGATAAGGCTCCTCCATGGCTGGCTAATGAAGCTAGCTTATGTGAACCTTTAGTTTCTTAA